In a genomic window of Numenius arquata chromosome 5, bNumArq3.hap1.1, whole genome shotgun sequence:
- the CBR4 gene encoding 3-oxoacyl-[acyl-carrier-protein] reductase — protein sequence MGTVCAIFGGSRGIGKAVAELLAQKGCRLAIIARNLEVAQTTARNLGAGHLALSCDVSSEQEVQKTFEEMQKNLGPINYLVNAAGINRDGLLLRTKTEDMVAQIHTNLLGTMLTCKAAVKSMIQQRGGAIVNIGSIVGLKGNSGQSVYSATKAGLVGFSRSLAKEVAKKQIRVNVVAPGFIRTDMTAHLEEDQLKKAILLGRFGEPREVAQAVVFLLESPYVTGSTLIVDGGLQLLS from the exons ATGGGCACGGTTTGCGCCATTTTTGGAGGATCCCGAGGAATAGGAAAAGCTGTTGCGGAATTACTGGCACAGAAAGGCTGCCGCCTCGCAATTATTGCTAGAAATCTGGAAGTAGCCCAAACCACTGCACGTAATCTTGGTG CAGGACATCTGGCACTTAGCTGTGATGTATCCAGTGAACAAGAAGTCCAAAAAACTTTTGAGGAGATGCAGAAGAATTTAGGTCCTATTAACTACTTGGTTAATGCAGCTGGGATCAACAG GGATGGTTTGTTACTGAGAACCAAGACTGAAGATATGGTAGCCCAGATTCACACTAACCTTTTGGGAACAATGTTGACATGCAAAGCTGCTGTTAAAAGCATGATTCAACAACGGGGGGGTGCTATTGTCAATATAG GAAGTATTGTAGGACTTAAAGGCAACTCTGGTCAAAGTGTATACAGTGCTACCAAAGCAGGATTAGTTGGATTTTCACGCTCCCTTGCTAAAGAAGTGGCAAAAAAGCAAATTCGAGTCAACGTGGTTGCTCCAG GCTTTATTCGCACGGATATGACTGCTCATTTGGAAGAAGATCAGTTGAAGAAGGCCATTCTCCTTGGAAGATTTGGAGAGCCTCGTGAAGTTGCACAAGCTGTTGTCTTTCTTCTAGAGTCCCCTTATGTTACAGGGAGTACTCTAATTGTAGATGGAGGCTTGCAGCTTCTTAGTTAA